Proteins encoded within one genomic window of Amycolatopsis nigrescens CSC17Ta-90:
- the aceE gene encoding pyruvate dehydrogenase (acetyl-transferring), homodimeric type produces MAPQGSAAGRGSVAGQEAHARVRVIRDGLASHLPDIDPEETSEWLASFDEALARGGQQRARYLMLRMLERARERNVGLPPLSTTDYVNTIPTENEPWFPGDEDIERRYRAYIRWNAAIMVHRAQRPGVGVGGHISTYASSAALYEVGFNHFFRGKDHSGGGDQIYIQGHASPGIYARAFLEGRLTEQQLDGFRQEYSHAGAGGGLPSYPHPRLMPEFWENPTVSMGLGPMNAIYQARFNRYLRDRGLKNTDDQHVWAFLGDGEMDEAESRGLIHVAAGEGLDNLTFVINCNLQRLDGPVRGNGKIIQELESYFRGAGWNVIKVIWGREWDALLHADRDGALVNVMNTTPDGDYQTYKANDGAYVREHFFGRDPRTKELVKDLSDADIWNLKRGGHDYRKVYAAYNAALEHHGQPTVILAHTIKGYGLGSSFEGRNATHQMKKLTLDDLKLFRDAQRIPISDEQLERDPKLPPYYHPGENSPEIEYLIGRRRALGGFLPERRSKAKALVLPGDKVYEGIRRGSGKQEVATTMAIVRLIRELAKDSEIGKRIVPIIPDEARTFGLDSMFPTAKIYNPNGQTYTSVDAKLMLAYKESEQGQLLHEGINEAGSTASFTAVGTSYSTHGEPMIPIYIFYSMFGFQRTGDGLYAAADQMTRGFVLGATAGRTTLTGEGLQHADGHSLLLAATNPAVIAYDPSFSFEIAHIVRDGLRRMYGETGPDGNGENVFYYLTIYNEPYQQPAEPENLDVEGLLKGLYRYSDAPDGEGPKAQILVSGVTMPDALKAQRMLAEEWGVQAAVWSATSWNELRREAVEIDHDNLLHPADSQPRVPYVTQALQGAPGPVVAVSDWMRAVPDLIRPWVPTDMLTLGTDGFGFSDTRPAARRHFLVDAESIVVGTLSALSRRGDVEQAKVTEAARRYRIDDVSAAGPQTSESGNA; encoded by the coding sequence TTGGCCCCCCAAGGCAGTGCGGCCGGACGCGGAAGCGTCGCAGGTCAGGAGGCCCATGCACGCGTTCGTGTCATCCGCGATGGACTGGCGTCACACCTGCCGGACATCGACCCGGAAGAGACGTCCGAGTGGCTCGCCTCCTTCGACGAGGCACTGGCCCGTGGCGGCCAGCAACGCGCCCGGTACCTGATGCTCCGGATGCTGGAGCGGGCCCGCGAACGCAACGTCGGCTTGCCCCCGTTGAGCACCACGGACTACGTGAACACCATCCCCACCGAGAACGAACCCTGGTTTCCCGGTGACGAGGACATCGAGCGCCGCTACCGGGCCTACATCCGGTGGAACGCGGCCATCATGGTGCACCGGGCGCAGCGGCCGGGGGTCGGCGTCGGCGGGCACATCTCGACCTATGCCTCCTCGGCCGCGCTGTACGAAGTCGGCTTCAACCACTTCTTCCGCGGCAAGGACCACTCCGGCGGCGGCGACCAGATCTACATCCAGGGGCACGCCTCCCCCGGCATCTACGCGCGGGCCTTCCTCGAAGGCAGGCTGACCGAGCAGCAGTTGGACGGCTTCCGCCAGGAGTACTCGCACGCCGGGGCCGGCGGCGGGCTGCCGTCCTACCCGCATCCGCGGCTGATGCCGGAGTTCTGGGAGAACCCGACGGTGTCCATGGGCCTCGGCCCGATGAACGCGATCTACCAGGCCAGGTTCAACCGCTACCTGCGCGACCGCGGCCTCAAGAACACCGACGACCAGCACGTATGGGCGTTCCTCGGCGACGGCGAGATGGACGAGGCCGAGTCGCGCGGGCTGATCCACGTGGCGGCCGGCGAGGGCCTGGACAACCTGACCTTCGTGATCAACTGCAACCTGCAGCGGCTGGACGGGCCGGTGCGCGGGAACGGCAAGATCATCCAGGAGCTGGAGTCCTACTTCCGCGGCGCCGGCTGGAACGTGATCAAGGTCATCTGGGGCCGCGAGTGGGACGCGTTGCTGCACGCGGACCGCGACGGCGCACTGGTGAACGTCATGAACACCACCCCGGACGGCGACTACCAGACCTACAAGGCCAATGACGGCGCGTACGTGCGCGAGCACTTCTTCGGCCGGGACCCCAGGACGAAGGAGCTGGTCAAGGACCTCTCCGACGCCGACATCTGGAACCTCAAGCGCGGCGGGCACGACTACCGCAAGGTCTACGCGGCCTACAACGCGGCGCTGGAGCACCACGGCCAGCCCACGGTGATCCTGGCGCACACCATCAAGGGCTACGGGCTCGGCTCCTCGTTCGAGGGCCGCAACGCCACGCACCAGATGAAGAAGCTCACCCTGGACGACCTAAAGCTGTTCCGGGACGCGCAGCGCATCCCGATCAGCGACGAGCAGCTCGAGCGCGACCCCAAGCTGCCGCCGTACTACCACCCCGGCGAGAACTCGCCGGAGATCGAGTACCTGATCGGGCGCCGCCGCGCGCTCGGCGGCTTCCTGCCAGAGCGGCGGTCCAAGGCCAAGGCGCTGGTGCTGCCCGGCGACAAGGTCTACGAGGGCATCCGCCGCGGCTCCGGCAAGCAGGAAGTGGCCACCACGATGGCCATCGTCCGGCTGATCCGCGAGCTGGCGAAGGACTCCGAGATCGGCAAGCGGATCGTGCCGATCATCCCGGACGAGGCCCGCACCTTCGGCCTGGACTCGATGTTCCCCACCGCCAAGATCTACAACCCGAACGGGCAGACCTACACCTCGGTGGACGCCAAGCTGATGCTGGCGTACAAGGAGTCCGAGCAGGGACAGCTGCTGCACGAGGGCATCAACGAGGCCGGCTCGACGGCGTCGTTCACCGCGGTCGGCACGTCGTACTCGACGCACGGCGAGCCGATGATCCCGATCTACATCTTCTACTCGATGTTCGGGTTCCAGCGGACCGGTGACGGGCTGTACGCGGCGGCGGACCAGATGACCCGCGGGTTCGTGCTCGGCGCCACCGCCGGGCGCACCACGCTGACCGGCGAGGGGCTGCAGCACGCGGACGGGCATTCGCTGCTGCTGGCCGCCACCAACCCGGCGGTGATCGCCTACGACCCGTCGTTCTCCTTCGAGATCGCGCACATCGTGCGGGACGGCCTCCGCCGGATGTACGGCGAGACCGGGCCGGACGGCAACGGCGAGAACGTGTTCTACTACCTGACCATCTACAACGAGCCGTACCAGCAGCCGGCCGAGCCGGAGAACCTGGACGTGGAAGGTCTCCTGAAGGGCCTGTACCGCTACTCGGACGCGCCGGACGGCGAAGGCCCGAAGGCGCAGATCCTGGTGTCCGGGGTGACCATGCCGGACGCGCTCAAGGCCCAGCGGATGCTGGCCGAAGAGTGGGGCGTGCAGGCCGCGGTGTGGTCCGCGACCTCGTGGAACGAGCTGCGCCGCGAGGCCGTGGAGATCGACCACGACAACCTGCTGCACCCGGCGGACTCGCAGCCTCGGGTGCCGTACGTGACCCAGGCGCTGCAGGGCGCTCCCGGTCCAGTGGTGGCGGTGTCGGACTGGATGCGCGCGGTGCCGGACCTGATCCGCCCGTGGGTGCCCACCGACATGCTGACGCTCGGCACGGACGGGTTCGGCTTCTCCGACACCCGGCCCGCCGCGCGACGGCACTTCCTGGTGGACGCCGAGTCGATCGTGGTTGGCACGCTCAGCGCGCTGTCCCGCCGCGGCGACGTGGAACAGGCCAAGGTGACCGAGGCCGCGCGCAGGTACCGGATCGACGACGTGTCCGCGGCGGGCCCGCAGACCTCGGAGTCCGGCAACGCGTGA
- a CDS encoding DUF3052 domain-containing protein yields MVAAGDAEQNSVAERLGIKPDMVVQEIGWDEDVDDDARAAIEEHIGGELLDEDAQEVIDVVLLWWREDDGDLGDALIDARDMLNEEGVIWVLTPKTGQPGHVEPSDIAEAVPAVGLSQTGNVSIGDGWAGTRLVSPKSKTRR; encoded by the coding sequence GTGGTCGCCGCTGGAGACGCTGAACAGAACAGCGTCGCCGAGAGGCTTGGGATCAAGCCGGACATGGTGGTTCAGGAGATCGGCTGGGATGAGGACGTCGACGACGACGCCCGCGCCGCGATCGAAGAACATATCGGTGGCGAGCTCCTCGATGAGGACGCCCAGGAGGTCATCGACGTCGTGCTGCTCTGGTGGCGCGAAGACGACGGTGACCTGGGAGATGCGCTCATCGACGCCCGGGACATGCTGAACGAGGAAGGCGTGATCTGGGTACTCACTCCCAAGACCGGGCAGCCGGGGCACGTCGAGCCGAGTGACATCGCGGAGGCCGTGCCGGCGGTCGGTCTCTCGCAGACCGGCAACGTCAGCATCGGGGACGGCTGGGCCGGGACCAGACTGGTGTCGCCGAAGTCGAAGACCCGGCGCTGA
- a CDS encoding peroxiredoxin, translating into MAVEVGSQAPDFTLNDYNKQEVKLSSFQGDKPVLLVFYPFAFSGICQGELCQLRDEFADYDGQGVQVLGVSVDTPFSLKAWAEQQGYQFPLLSDFWPHGEVAKTYGVFNEKAGLANRGTFLIDKDGVVRYAEVNAPGEARDQQSWKKAVAELPA; encoded by the coding sequence ATGGCGGTCGAGGTCGGTTCGCAAGCCCCGGACTTCACGCTCAACGACTACAACAAGCAGGAAGTCAAGCTCTCGTCCTTCCAGGGCGACAAGCCGGTGCTGCTGGTGTTCTACCCGTTCGCGTTCAGCGGCATCTGCCAGGGCGAGCTCTGCCAGCTCCGCGACGAGTTCGCGGACTACGACGGCCAGGGCGTGCAGGTGCTCGGGGTGTCGGTGGACACGCCGTTCTCGCTCAAGGCGTGGGCCGAGCAGCAGGGCTACCAGTTCCCGCTGCTGTCCGACTTCTGGCCGCACGGTGAGGTCGCCAAGACCTACGGCGTGTTCAACGAGAAGGCCGGGCTGGCCAACCGCGGCACCTTCCTGATCGACAAGGATGGCGTGGTGCGCTACGCCGAGGTCAACGCGCCGGGCGAGGCGCGCGACCAGCAGAGCTGGAAGAAGGCCGTGGCCGAGCTGCCGGCATGA